A segment of the Luteolibacter arcticus genome:
CGAGTCGATGCCGGTGACGAGCAGTGGGACCGCAAGATCGCCTACGGGAAGAAGGACCTCATCCCGTGGACGCCGGTGACCGGCAAGGAAGAGAACCTGAAGGCTGGCTTCATGACCGTCGACGCCTTGTGCGAGGCCTCCATGACGTGGAGCGACAACACCGCTGCCAATCTTCTCCTCGCCACCATCGGTGGCCCGGAAGGTCTCACTCGCTATCTCCGGTCGATCGGGGACGCGACCACACGGCTCGATCGCATCGAACCCGACCTCAACGCGAATGTCCGCGGCGACGAGCGCGATACCAGCACGCCCGATGCGATGATCGCGACCATGGAGAAGCTCTTGTTCGGAACGCCTCTCACGGACGCGTCCAAGGAAAAGCTCATCGGCTGGTTGGTCGCCAACCATACCGGCGACAAGCGCATCCGCGCGGCGATGGATCCCGCCTGGCGGACCGGCGACAAGACGGGCACCGGTGAAAACGGCGCCGCCAATGACATCGCGGTCGTTTGGCCGGAGGGCCGCAAGCCGTTCCTCATCGTCGTCTTCTACGATGCCGCCGAAGCCACTCCCGAGCAACGCGAGACCGTCATCGCGGACGCTGCCAAGCAGGTCCGCGAAACGCTTGTGATAGAGAAACGATGAACCTCAGCTCACTGCGATGCGCGTCCGCAGCACGTGGTGAGCACCAGGCTCGATCGTGACCTCTGCACCGGGTGCGTTCGCGGTTTCGACGCAGATGAAGCGCCGGAAATCCTCCGCCGGCAGGTCGCCGAGGTTCGCGGCTTTTTCCGGACCGGGGTTCCAGACGATGGTGGAAGCGCTGCCGTGCTTGTGGATCTGGAGGGTCCGCCTGCCATCGCGGATGGTGGCCGTGGATGTCGAGGCGTAGATCCGGTCGATCTCACCTTCGACTTTGATGTGGCCTGCCTGCACGCCGGGCTCTCGTCGGCCACCGGCGGTTTCGACAAATGAGGCACCGTCCAAGCCGGCGATTTCCACGTTCGCGATGTCATCGACTGCGAGGTAGGTGTGCAGCGCTCCCGTCATGCAAAACGGCGTGCTGCCGGGATTGTGCGATGAGAGCGAAACGTGGAGTTCCGCACCGAGCCGGACCTCGACGATGGCATGGAATTCCTGATCCCAGATCGCCCGGGTGGCATCGGCGGATTTCAGCTCAAAGCGGAGTTCGACCGATTCGCCGCCATCCTGGCTATCGGTCAGCTGCCAGAAGCGGTTGCGCGCGATGCCGTGCGCGGGCTTCGAGGGATCGGTCGGGTGGGCATTGAACCACGGCCAGCAGATCGGGATGCCCCCGCGGATCGCCTTGCCCTCCCGCAAGACCGTCTCCGGGCTGCAATACAGCACCGGCTCGTGGCCGGCGGGCTGCCACTCCATCACGTGCGCCCCGTGCAGGGCCACCCGCGCCCGACAGGATGGATGATCGATCTCCAGCACCGGGTAATCCTTCGCGGGATAGGTCAGGCGGACGCAGGCGGGCGTTGCGATCATGGCACCCACGCTAAGCCCCGATGCCCGTCCCGCAAGGGGCAGGAGGCGATCGATGGATGAGATTCTCCCATGTCGCCCATGCGTCCCAGCCGCGAACTCCTCGAGATGGCGATGCGATTCGCAGGAGCCGAGAGCTAGGCGTCTTGGGCCGGCCCGCAGCGGGCGGCCTCGGCGCGGGAAGTGCTTCGCGATTGTAAAATATTCGCAGTTATGACCTTATCGACTTTAACCTGATCCGTCGCCTTCATGCTTCGCTCTTGCCTGATCCTCTTGCTGCTCGTTCCTCTCCCCGCCTTCGCGGAGGTGGACTTCGTCGCCGATTTCGAAGCAGGCAGCCAATGGTTCACCGAGCCATGGTCAGCCGCGGCCCGCACGGAGATGGAGGCGTTTCTCGAGGACGTCGGCCCGCTATTCGACTCCGAGGCCACGGTGCGGGTGCGCATCACCGATGACGAGGACGTCGCCTATGCCTCCGCCTTCAGCACGTGGCACGAACGGATCCCCCACGAGACGACCGGGGGTGAAATCTTCGCACCGGCCCCCTGGATGATCATGGTGAAAGGAGTCCACAAGCCGGCAATGACCTCCGATGTCACGCTGAACTGGAACCTCAATGTTGCCGCCCTCTATGCCGGCAATTCGGCCGACTTGATCGCCAATATCCGCGGCCTCGGACGGCATGAGATGCACCATGCCTTCGGCGCTTCTACCACTCTCTATCTCGAAAGCGGGGTGTACGACCCGCGCGGCAAACTGATCAATGCGAGTCTGATGGATACGCTCGTCCGCGATCAGGACGGCAATACCTTGCTTGGAACGTACAACGTCGTGAGCGGTGCCTACCTCGTCAAATCCTTCACCCTGG
Coding sequences within it:
- the bla gene encoding class A beta-lactamase; the protein is MNAAFQTLAAIALALLGGIPSASADERPGREKAFAEGMAKLESRHGGRLGVTVLELDKRASLSHRGRERFAMCSTFKFLLAAAVAARVDAGDEQWDRKIAYGKKDLIPWTPVTGKEENLKAGFMTVDALCEASMTWSDNTAANLLLATIGGPEGLTRYLRSIGDATTRLDRIEPDLNANVRGDERDTSTPDAMIATMEKLLFGTPLTDASKEKLIGWLVANHTGDKRIRAAMDPAWRTGDKTGTGENGAANDIAVVWPEGRKPFLIVVFYDAAEATPEQRETVIADAAKQVRETLVIEKR
- a CDS encoding D-hexose-6-phosphate mutarotase codes for the protein MIATPACVRLTYPAKDYPVLEIDHPSCRARVALHGAHVMEWQPAGHEPVLYCSPETVLREGKAIRGGIPICWPWFNAHPTDPSKPAHGIARNRFWQLTDSQDGGESVELRFELKSADATRAIWDQEFHAIVEVRLGAELHVSLSSHNPGSTPFCMTGALHTYLAVDDIANVEIAGLDGASFVETAGGRREPGVQAGHIKVEGEIDRIYASTSTATIRDGRRTLQIHKHGSASTIVWNPGPEKAANLGDLPAEDFRRFICVETANAPGAEVTIEPGAHHVLRTRIAVS